A single Eleginops maclovinus isolate JMC-PN-2008 ecotype Puerto Natales chromosome 5, JC_Emac_rtc_rv5, whole genome shotgun sequence DNA region contains:
- the LOC134864495 gene encoding coiled-coil domain-containing protein 175-like, with translation MASCLVPDFPAVMVALEHLKELDKQLKEERVPFLPEASSNLREITAAITELEADRRATHEHLEVETIENSKLRHQINKIRERMRQQLVADLAAARASNAKQIEQLHKDLKSVSQLQEVTEKRQEVLLSQNKALHPEREQVKAGHEDIIAAQNDQITLKYGLQMQLDRTRDWIEDLKSCIAAVVQDKITLQQKMVLEMESFSVKKGKLSTEVDQVEEKMKRQKQVIRRSRRKLDGFNDRKQETHNHLGELMINLSKLEGNLRRLEASRCQNEKQLQGESQKHQELRQQRETLKKELLELGEAFSNAVQGLKEEISTVEGKMEKGRESRLICQESLAQIYEIFKHHRKEENEVRAEHFHVSQQLERSRLQLEERIASVVKHSKEIKEMDKQILELLETDTITKRVFERNQEELCDNVDTEKKNVEHYEDEKRRLMSLLDEMQAKQEEHVAKMNSDISNTRRRYQELRQEEAALQKRHPKSANADLLMSHMTQCEVEFRQKETKCHEEIEQCIMEVATLTMSHEEKQREVEEKDELLKDVEVKSDEEHSRHQRLKMLTSELRRKRSELELAIQKLGEETGSLLQPKKETKAELEEMRRSYMDMLGTQASEMRAVEISVYDNSVKLQQVSMENSRLHLAIQQMTEHVTRAREDKEQYRQEVHRFQRNTKVLFERLQEAWRADFQMIQDCQDSDGTLLESISAMLNHLKTRREQLSTIRTHLHDLMLDFSKRLGDKSTVQQQS, from the coding sequence ATGGCTTCTTGCCTGGTTCCCGACTTCCCTGCCGTCATGGTGGCTCTGGAGCATTTAAAGGAGCTGGACAAACAGCTGAAAGAGGAGAGAGTACCTTTCTTACCTGAAGCCAGCAGCAACCTGAGGGAGATAACGGCGGCTATCACTGAACTGGAAGCTGACCGTCGTGCCACTCATGAACATTTAGAAGTTGAAACCATAGAAAACAGCAAGTTAAGGCACCAAATTAACAAGATAAGAGAACGAATGAGACAGCAACTGGTGGCTGATCTAGCAGCAGCCCGGGCATCTAACGCTAAGCAGATAGAGCAGCTGCACAAAGACCTCAAATCAGTTTCTCAACTACAGGAAGTCACAgagaagagacaggaagtccTCTTGAGCCAGAACAAAGCACTGCACCCAGAGCGAGAGCAAGTGAAGGCTGGGCACGAAGACATCATAGCAGCTCAGAATGATCAAATCACCCTAAAGTATGGGCTGCAGATGCAGTTGGATCGAACACGTGATTGGATAGAGGATCTGAAGTCCTGCATTGCTGCTGTCGTACAGGACAAAATAACACTGCAGCAGAAGATGGTGCTGGAGATGGAGTCCTTCTCTGTGAAAAAAGGCAAGTTGTCCACAGAGGTGGACCAGGTTGAGGAGAAAATGAAACGGCAGAAGCAGGTGAtcaggaggagcagaagaaaGTTGGACGGATTTAATGACCGGAAACAAGAAACCCACAATCATCTGGGTGAGCTCATGATTAACCTGTCCAAGCTGGAGGGCAACTTACGAAGACTGGAAGCATCTCGGTGCCAGAACGAGAAACAGCTGCAGGGGGAAAGCCAAAAGCATCAAGAGTTGAGGCAACAGAGAGAAACGCTGAAGAAGGAGTTGCTTGAGTTAGGAGAAGCCTTTAGCAACGCTGTCCAGGGTCTTAAAGAGGAAATATCCACAGTGGAAGGTAAAATGGAGAAGGGTCGAGAATCCAGGTTGATCTGTCAAGAATCCCTGGCTCAAATCTATGAGATATTCAAGCATCATCGCAAAGAAGAGAATGAAGTGAGGGCTGAGCACTTCCACGTGTCGCAGCAGCTGGAGAGATCCaggctgcagctggaggagcgCATAGCCTCCGTGGTCAAACACAGCAAGGAGATCAAAGAGATGGACAAGCAGATCCTAGAACTCCTGGAAACGGACACGATCACAAAGCGCGTGTTTGAGAGGAATCAGGAAGAGTTGTGCGACAACGTGGATACTGAGAAGAAGAACGTCGAACATTACGAGGACGAAAAGAGGCGGCTGATGAGTCTCTTGGATGAGATGCAGGCGAAGCAGGAGGAACATGTGGCAAAGATGAACTCAGACATCAGCAACACCAGGAGGAGATACCAGGAGCTCCGACAAGAGGAGGCTGCGCTCCAAAAGCGCCACCCCAAAAGCGCAAATGCTGACTTGCTTATGAGCCACATGACACAATGTGAGGTGGAGTTCAGACAAAAAGAGACTAAATGCCATGAGGAAATAGAGCAGTGCATCATGGAGGTAGCAACTCTCACCATGAGCCATgaggagaagcagagggaggtggaggagaaagaCGAGCTGTTGAAGGACGTGGAGGTGAAGTCAGATGAAGAGCATTCCAGGCACCAGAGGCTGAAAATGCTGACCTCcgagctgaggaggaagaggagtgagCTGGAGCTGGCAATCCAGAAGCTGGGCGAGGAAACCGGCTCCCTGCTGCAGCCCAAAAAGGAGACGAAGGCTGAGCTGGAGGAGATGAGAAGGAGCTACATGGACATGCTCGGAACACAGGCCTCAGAGATGAGAGCTGTGGAGATAAGCGTCTACGACAATAGCGTGAAACTGCAGCAGGTCAGCATGGAGAACAGCCGGCTGCACCTCGCTATCCAGCAGATGACAGAGCATGTCACCAGAGCTAGGGAGGACAAAGAGCAATACCGGCAGGAGGTTCACCGGTTCCAGCGGAACACAAAGGTCTTGTTTGAGCGCTTACAGGAAGCATGGAGAGCGGATTTTCAGATGATCCAGGACTGTCAGGACAGTGACGGTACTCTGCTGGAGTCCATAAGCGCCATGTTGAACCACCTGAAGACCAGGAGAGAGCAGTTAAGCACCATCAGAACACACTTACACGATCTGATGTTGGACTTCAGCAAGCGGCTGGGGGATAAATCTACTGTACAACAGCAGAGCTAG